Proteins co-encoded in one Desulfatiglans sp. genomic window:
- a CDS encoding CofH family radical SAM protein yields MKQNNKELKDRIYSGTRITPEEALTLFSWDIIELGRLGDLRRKMIFPHEQVGFIIDRIINYSNICEAGCAFCAYHAKANRVPAYELSNEEIIDKVKELKAMGGSQVMLQGGLHPTYRLEKYLEMIRITRETFPECLIHAFSPSELFHIAKKEGMNLIKLIGILKNAGLDSVPGASDILVDRVRKRVSPKKITTSEWCTVMDALHHHNMMSSATMTYGMGETYEERIEHLRVIREVQERTGIIRAFIPWSFSPASTQMSDIIPATGIDYLKMVAIGRIFLDNVVYIQAGWLTEGMKLAQVALAFGANDMGGVLMEEVVVKSTGIETRTNMDEMIAVIRNAGKKPVQRDSVYRVIREW; encoded by the coding sequence ATGAAACAAAATAATAAAGAACTAAAAGATCGAATTTATTCAGGTACACGAATCACTCCTGAAGAGGCCTTAACCCTCTTCTCATGGGACATTATTGAGCTGGGCAGGCTTGGCGACTTAAGGCGGAAGATGATCTTTCCCCATGAACAGGTGGGTTTTATTATTGACCGCATCATAAACTACAGCAACATCTGCGAGGCCGGGTGCGCATTCTGCGCCTATCACGCAAAGGCAAACAGGGTACCCGCCTATGAGCTAAGTAATGAAGAGATAATAGATAAAGTAAAGGAGCTTAAGGCCATGGGCGGCAGCCAGGTGATGCTCCAGGGCGGGCTTCATCCAACCTACAGGCTTGAAAAATACCTGGAGATGATTCGTATTACAAGGGAGACATTCCCTGAATGCCTTATTCATGCATTTTCCCCATCAGAGCTTTTTCACATTGCAAAAAAAGAGGGGATGAACCTCATTAAACTTATCGGTATCTTAAAGAACGCAGGGCTTGATTCAGTACCAGGGGCATCAGACATACTTGTGGACCGTGTACGTAAAAGGGTGAGTCCCAAAAAGATCACCACTTCCGAGTGGTGCACAGTTATGGATGCTCTTCACCACCATAATATGATGTCCAGCGCAACCATGACCTATGGCATGGGAGAGACATATGAGGAGCGGATCGAACACCTAAGGGTAATAAGGGAGGTGCAGGAGAGGACAGGTATTATAAGGGCATTTATTCCCTGGTCTTTTTCTCCTGCATCAACACAGATGAGTGATATTATTCCGGCAACCGGCATTGATTACCTGAAGATGGTGGCCATAGGAAGGATCTTTCTCGATAATGTAGTATACATACAGGCAGGCTGGCTTACAGAGGGCATGAAGCTAGCCCAGGTCGCCCTTGCCTTTGGCGCAAATGATATGGGCGGTGTGCTCATGGAAGAGGTGGTGGTAAAATCCACGGGTATAGAGACAAGAACCAATATGGATGAGATGATCGCCGTGATCAGAAATGCCGGAAAAAAACCTGTGCAGCGTGATTCCGTATACAGGGTGATAAGGGAGTGGTGA
- a CDS encoding menaquinone biosynthesis protein, with the protein MKLGYIDYLNCYPFYYHMFEHEQLDGIEVIQRYPNELNRMMREGELDMSAISAATYPLIQERAVLLPDFCLSSIGYVGSVILRSNLPIEELGGKRVGLTRASHTSVLLLKMLLKNYYNVEPEYVLTQPNPSMDGLEAVLMIGNEAMVKSSTPVSFSYDLGELWLRKTGYPVVFAVFAINEEVINKYADEIKRVVESYRISIECLEKEVERVVAAAQRKYPDIAYDVKGYYETCLQFKFSERLKQALNFYYDKAFEIGLFEKEVKIRYFR; encoded by the coding sequence ATGAAACTTGGTTATATTGACTATTTGAACTGCTACCCCTTTTACTACCACATGTTTGAACATGAACAGTTAGATGGTATTGAGGTCATTCAGAGATACCCCAATGAACTCAACCGCATGATGAGAGAAGGTGAGCTCGATATGAGCGCCATATCTGCTGCAACATACCCCCTTATACAGGAGAGGGCAGTGCTCTTGCCTGATTTCTGCCTCAGCTCCATTGGGTATGTGGGCTCTGTAATATTAAGAAGCAACCTGCCTATTGAAGAGCTTGGCGGAAAGCGGGTTGGTCTTACAAGGGCATCCCATACCTCTGTGCTGCTTTTAAAGATGCTCCTTAAAAACTATTATAATGTTGAGCCTGAATATGTGCTTACACAACCAAATCCCTCCATGGATGGCCTTGAAGCAGTGCTTATGATTGGTAATGAGGCAATGGTTAAGAGCAGCACCCCTGTCTCCTTTTCCTATGACCTGGGCGAATTGTGGTTAAGAAAGACAGGTTACCCTGTTGTATTTGCCGTGTTTGCCATAAATGAAGAGGTTATTAATAAATATGCCGACGAGATAAAAAGGGTAGTCGAGTCATACAGGATTTCTATCGAGTGTCTTGAAAAAGAGGTGGAAAGGGTGGTTGCTGCTGCGCAACGCAAGTACCCGGATATTGCCTATGATGTAAAGGGGTACTATGAAACCTGCCTCCAATTCAAATTTTCAGAGAGATTAAAACAGGCACTTAACTTTTATTATGATAAGGCATTTGAGATAGGGCTGTTTGAGAAAGAGGTGAAGATAAGATACTTTAGGTAA
- a CDS encoding CofH family radical SAM protein — MNFIDSIKDNKLKAIAEKVANSIPVDEADSFAMLTTNSILDLGEISNFIKQQLHGRNVYYGVNMNLNYTNICELRCPLCAFSKDKGEEGSFALSLTEIKQRVSEAVNSGIDEVHIVGGLNPDLRLDYFEEMLSIIKRIKPDIFIVAFTAVEYDYFAKLNNLPIETVFKRLIDAGVNALPGGGAEIFAQGVRNIIAPKKISGKRWLEVMETAHGLGLRTNATMLYNHLEKTEDIVDHLFRIRDLQDKTGGFKAFVPLAFHKENTSIKTDRPGQTTGYDDIRIYATSRIVLHNIPHIKALWMYLGEKMAQTMLHFGADEMGATYNNEKVVHAAGARTPDFGSEAFLKRLIIDAGMTPVRTTAGYGDTKAKGET; from the coding sequence ATGAATTTTATAGATTCCATAAAAGATAATAAATTAAAGGCAATCGCTGAAAAGGTAGCAAACAGCATACCTGTGGATGAAGCAGATTCCTTTGCAATGCTTACTACAAACAGCATTCTTGATCTGGGAGAGATTTCAAACTTTATTAAACAGCAGCTTCATGGCAGAAATGTTTACTATGGCGTAAACATGAACCTTAACTACACCAACATATGCGAGCTGCGTTGCCCTTTATGCGCCTTTTCAAAGGATAAAGGAGAAGAGGGGAGTTTTGCCCTCTCACTTACTGAGATAAAACAGAGGGTTTCAGAGGCGGTTAACTCAGGGATAGATGAGGTTCATATAGTAGGGGGGCTTAACCCTGACCTCAGACTGGATTACTTTGAGGAGATGCTCTCCATTATAAAAAGGATAAAGCCCGATATCTTTATTGTAGCATTCACCGCTGTTGAGTATGATTACTTTGCAAAGCTAAACAACCTGCCCATTGAGACTGTATTCAAAAGGCTGATTGATGCCGGAGTAAATGCCCTGCCAGGCGGAGGGGCAGAGATATTTGCTCAGGGTGTCAGGAATATTATTGCCCCAAAAAAAATATCAGGAAAAAGATGGTTAGAGGTGATGGAGACAGCGCATGGGCTCGGGCTCAGGACAAACGCCACCATGCTTTATAATCACCTGGAAAAAACTGAAGATATAGTGGATCATCTATTCCGCATAAGAGATCTTCAGGATAAAACCGGAGGCTTTAAGGCATTTGTGCCCCTTGCCTTTCACAAAGAAAACACATCCATAAAGACAGATCGGCCAGGCCAAACAACAGGCTATGATGATATAAGGATTTATGCCACAAGCCGTATCGTGCTTCATAACATCCCACACATAAAGGCGCTCTGGATGTACCTTGGCGAAAAGATGGCCCAGACAATGCTGCATTTTGGAGCGGATGAGATGGGCGCCACATACAACAATGAAAAGGTGGTGCACGCAGCAGGTGCCAGGACCCCGGACTTCGGCTCAGAGGCTTTTCTGAAAAGGTTGATTATAGATGCCGGCATGACACCTGTAAGGACAACCGCAGGTTATGGTGACACCAAAGCAAAAGGGGAGACTTAA
- a CDS encoding UbiX family flavin prenyltransferase, whose amino-acid sequence MIVCAVTGASGPIMGIRLMEELLKGGEAVTGIASKGSLKIMEHELSCPISEGFPLTGILEQRGNVADLTNFREYDDNNFNAPCASGTSAFEAIVVAPCSMKSLSAIANGYADNLITRACDVALKERKKCIIVPRETPFNLIHIENMRRATLAGAIIAPPIPGFYTRPQTADDIVDFIVGKILNLLGKRHDLFKGWGE is encoded by the coding sequence ATGATTGTTTGCGCAGTAACAGGGGCAAGCGGGCCCATTATGGGTATAAGGCTCATGGAAGAGCTGCTTAAGGGGGGTGAGGCTGTTACAGGAATCGCATCAAAAGGCAGCCTGAAGATCATGGAACATGAACTCTCCTGCCCCATATCAGAGGGTTTCCCTTTGACCGGGATACTTGAACAAAGGGGAAATGTGGCTGACCTTACAAATTTCAGGGAGTATGACGACAACAATTTCAATGCCCCGTGCGCAAGCGGTACATCAGCGTTTGAGGCGATTGTGGTTGCACCATGCTCCATGAAAAGCCTTTCGGCCATAGCAAACGGCTACGCTGATAACCTCATAACAAGGGCATGCGATGTTGCGCTAAAGGAGAGAAAGAAATGCATTATTGTGCCAAGGGAAACGCCTTTTAATCTGATCCACATAGAAAACATGAGAAGAGCAACCCTTGCAGGAGCTATAATAGCCCCTCCCATACCGGGGTTTTATACAAGGCCGCAGACTGCGGATGATATCGTGGATTTTATTGTCGGAAAGATTCTTAATTTGCTTGGTAAAAGGCATGACCTTTTTAAGGGCTGGGGAGAATGA
- a CDS encoding UbiA family prenyltransferase: MDFKRFSELILIEQTLFTLPFAYLGLLFAGGGTFKTWILVTIALAAARTSGMAFNRVIDAKIDKENPRTKERVVPRGDARPVTVWLIAVISAFVLIVASYMINTLCFYLSFVAVFLLFTYSYLKRFSSSSHFYLGFLEAAAPVGGYLAVTGTFAFTPFLLGFVIMAWIAGLDIIYSIQDRDFDQKAGLYSMPVKLGIKNAINLSGICYVCSFAGMVLAGIVGGMKWPYFLAILPVGIIFVYHQMLGRSGMLGERYSRLFKTNMLISPLLLAGTWASIIV, encoded by the coding sequence ATGGATTTTAAGAGGTTTTCAGAGCTGATACTTATTGAGCAGACCCTTTTTACCCTTCCATTTGCATACCTGGGCCTCCTCTTTGCCGGTGGGGGGACATTTAAAACGTGGATACTGGTAACAATAGCCCTTGCTGCGGCCAGAACAAGCGGGATGGCATTCAACAGGGTGATAGATGCGAAGATAGATAAAGAAAACCCCAGGACAAAGGAGAGGGTGGTTCCAAGGGGTGATGCAAGACCTGTTACTGTCTGGCTGATTGCTGTTATATCGGCCTTTGTGCTGATTGTCGCATCATACATGATTAACACGCTTTGCTTTTATCTCTCTTTTGTGGCGGTGTTTCTTCTTTTTACCTACTCTTACCTGAAGAGGTTTTCATCATCATCCCATTTTTACCTGGGGTTTTTAGAGGCAGCAGCGCCCGTTGGGGGGTATCTTGCTGTTACAGGCACATTTGCATTTACCCCGTTTCTCCTGGGATTTGTTATAATGGCCTGGATAGCGGGGCTTGATATCATCTACTCTATACAGGATCGGGATTTTGACCAAAAGGCAGGGCTTTATTCAATGCCGGTAAAACTTGGGATCAAAAATGCAATTAACCTGTCCGGGATATGCTATGTATGCTCATTTGCAGGGATGGTACTTGCAGGGATTGTTGGTGGCATGAAATGGCCTTACTTTCTCGCAATATTGCCTGTAGGTATTATATTTGTGTATCATCAGATGCTAGGCCGATCCGGCATGCTTGGGGAGAGATACTCAAGGCTTTTTAAGACAAATATGCTTATCTCGCCTCTGCTTTTAGCCGGGACATGGGCATCTATTATAGTATGA